The following are from one region of the Salvia splendens isolate huo1 chromosome 2, SspV2, whole genome shotgun sequence genome:
- the LOC121776553 gene encoding uncharacterized protein LOC121776553, with translation MREISTSADGTPWLIGGDFNTILSLGDRTGSDTNRQAEMLDFAETIEDCQLLDSGYDGAEYTWAKNGLFERLDRMFVSEAWTRGFEATRVTNLPRVSSHHGPVLARCKMGRTPSGGSSFRFQNMWVRHDDFKKLMQDTWEQSTGATGLLNLQIKLSRTKKALKGWNKEVFGNIHANLKSMEDKIAKDQVGFEEYPTPRNRSEINKSIAEYILLLIMEEDFWRQKAALRWLAEGDKNTRFYQSWVKQKSVRRAFTRSKQMVGRL, from the coding sequence ATGAGGGAAATCTCAACCAGTGCGGATGGGACACCATGGCTGatcggaggggacttcaacacgaTATTATCACTTGGAGATAGAACTGGgagtgataccaaccggcagGCCGAGATGCTTGATTTTGCAGAAACCATTGAAGATTGCCAACTCCTCGACTCAGGGTATGATGGTGCGGAGTatacttgggccaagaatgggcTGTTCGAAAGGCTGGACAGGATGTTTGTTAGCGAGGCATGGACAAGAGGTTTTGAGGCAACGAGGGTGACTAACCTCCCACGAGTCTCCTCGCACCACGGTCCAGTCCTTGCTAGGTGCAAGATGGGGAGAACTCCATCCGGAGGTAGCTCCTTCCGCTTCCAAAATATGTGGGTTCGACATGACGATTTTAAGAAACTAATGCAAGACACTTGGGAGCAATCGACGGGAGCGACCGGACTCCTCAacctccaaatcaaattatcacGGACtaagaaggccctaaaaggctggaATAAAGAGGTATTTGGTAACATTCATGCCAACCTCAAAAGCATGGAAGACAAAATTGCTAAAGATCAAGTCGGGTTTGAGGAGTACCCAACCCCCCGGAACAGGTCAGAGATCAACAAGAGCATAGCCGAATACATTCTTCTTCTTAtaatggaggaggacttctggcgTCAAAAGGCGGCATTGAGGTGGCTTGCGGAGGGTGACAAGAACACGAGattttaccaaagttgggtgaaacAGAAGAGTGTCAGGCGCGCATTCACTCGGTCCAAGCAAATGGTCGGGAGATTGTGA